A genomic segment from Amphiprion ocellaris isolate individual 3 ecotype Okinawa chromosome 17, ASM2253959v1, whole genome shotgun sequence encodes:
- the sgsm1b gene encoding small G protein signaling modulator 1 isoform X2, translated as MGEAETRQKLLRNVKKEVKQIMEEAVTRKFVHADSSHIISFCAVVEACVLHGLKRRIAGLLCSNKVAALFMKVAKSFTPAEELCHKVQELEQLIENSKQNNSSLGNDRSRQSKLANVPPQALKHLWIRTALMEKVLDKIVLYLVENSSAFYEKEAMLMDPVDGPILASLLVGPCALEYTKVKTADHFWTDPSADELVQRHRIHSGHCRQDSPSRRPALIQKRQSSGSMDDRPLMWVREYVESLHQNSRATLLFGKNNVLVQPRDDMEAIPGYLSLHQTADLMTLKWTPNQLMNGNVGELDSEKSVYWDYAMTIRLEEIVYLHCHQQVNSGGTVVLVSQDGIQRPPLHFPKGGHLLQFLTCLETGLLPHGQLDPPLWNQRGKGKVFPKLRKRSPHGSCDSVSDKEDDEATDYVFRILFPGNQMEFMALELMDQGVNMWQPTPRKSSCSSCSQNGSSDGSLPNGCNQERAPLKLLCDTMKYQIISRAFYGWLAYCRHLSTVRTHLSALVNTTIVDPDAPGDARGGLSVEVWGSFLKDSSAYEEKEIHRLVYFGGVAPSLRKEVWPFLLGHYQFTMTEKCRLEIDEHMRLVYEQTMKEWQGCEAIVQQRERQKHAEALARCSSGASVERGPVQRDSTISTDSSLSSSSDQQTATSQSDSSCSEKVFESVEASDQAEMESRAEEGETQRSSPAKPIPNETTESQQLPTCKPSSPDPSNPRPDNSPPATESAVGSTATPQTAETSEVCREETTAGSQPVENQLTAGESGGEDVKKPAAEDKTELPKMETVSESEVTEEPGISKSNEKSEAEVEEKDTLTPDVLKEVDTNMNLKSAPENTNVLKLETEIHNEYFQAPPLGQTLQAHKSKDQEEEPSCPPAAEKDSNSPSELSEPPETIVEKISPQTMKICSTEPEAKDVEATVCDFAETRKIAEIPFEKPGSNSPVRQVLNALQSASRGSLSLSSHSRQSPDTADSDDSPSALEMEDIPAGITCVTSEDIKARPLVGLAAPPVCLAQREKMASEELILDHHLDTACNTSPEGTDLGLSEEEPEMENALTEPESAEAGRDTKYDESSGEQTYSQETLDMYLINLHRIDKDVRRCDRTYWYFTPENLEKLRNIMCSYVWQHLDTGYVQGMCDLLAPLLVILDDEVMAFSCFTELMKRMNQNFPHGGAMDSHFANMRSLIQILDSELFELMQQNGDYTHFYFCYRWFLLDFKREMVYDDVFSVWETIWAAKHTSSEHFVLFTALALVEMYRDIILENNMDFTDIIKFFNEMAERHNVPQVLMMARDLVHKVQTLIENK; from the exons ATGGGAG AGGCCGAGACGCGACAGAAACTGCTGCGCAATGTGAAAAAGGAG GTGAAACAAATTATGGAGGAGGCAGTAACGAGGAAATTTGTGCACGCAGACAGCAGCCACATTATATCCTTCTGTG ctgTCGTGGAGGCCTGTGTGCTTCATGGCCTGAAACGGCGTATTGCAGGCCTGCTGTGCAGTAATAAGGTTGCTGCACTCTTTATGAAGGTGGCAAAAAGCTTTACGCCTGCTGAGGAGCTCTGCCACAAGGTCCAGGAGCTGGAACAGCTGATCGAAAACAG CAAGCAGAACAATTCCTCGCTGGGTAACGACCGCAGTCGGCAATCCAAGTTGGCCAACGTTCCTCCACAAGCACTGAAACACTTGTGGATCCGAACTGCTCTGATGGAGAAGGTCCTCGACAAGATTGTCCTGTACTTGGTAGAAAACAGCAG TGCGTTCTATGAGAAAGAAGCCATGCTGATGGATCCCGTGGATGGACCTATTCTTGCATCTCTattgg ttggCCCTTGTGCTTTGGAGTATACCAAAGTTAAGACTGCAGACCATTTCTGGACAGATCCATCTGCTGATGAGCTCGTGCAGCGGCATCGTATCCACAGTGGTCACTGTCGGCAGGATTCTCCCTCTAGAAGACCTGCTCTG ATCCAGAAGAGACAGTCCAGTGGCAGCATGGATGATCGTCCTCTCATGTGGGTGAGAGAATATGTTGAATCACTTCACCAAAACTCCAGAGCCACTCTGCTGTTTGGAAAGAACAATGTCCTGGTGCAGCCg AGAGACGACATGGAGGCCATTCCAGGCTACCTTTCTCTACATCAGACTGCAGATCTCATGACTCTGAAATGGACACCCAATCAGCTGATGAACGGCAACGTCGGGGAGCTAGATTCTGAAAAAAG CGTTTACTGGGATTACGCTATGACAATTCGCTTGGAGGAGATTGTGTATCTTCACTGTCATCAGCAAG TGAACAGCGGCGGGACAGTAGTTTTGGTGAGCCAGGATGGGATCCAGAGACCTCCTCTACATTTCCCCAAAGGAGGTCACCTGCTGCAGTTTCTCACCTGCCTGGAAACCGGCCTGCTACCTCACGGACAGCTGGACCCTCCACTGTGGAATCAGAGAGGAAAG GGAAAGGTGTTCCCCAAACTGCGAAAGCGGAGTCCACACGGCTCGTGCGATTCTGTGTCAGATAAGGAGGATGATGAAGCCACCGATTATGTGTTTCGGATCCTCTTTCCTGGCAATCAGATGGAGTTCA TGGCCCTGGAGCTGATGGATCAGGGTGTCAATATGTGGCAGCCGACCCCCAGAaagtcctcctgctcctcctgctcACAGAACGGCTCCTCTGATGGCTCGCTGCCCAATGGCTGCAATCAGGAAAG GGCTCCCTTAAAGCTGCTTTGTGACACCATGAAATACCAGATCATCTCCCGTGCTTTCTATGGAT GGCTGGCGTACTGCCGTCATCTGTCCACAGTCCGCACACACCTTTCTGCGCTGGTCAACACCACTATAGTTGACCCTGATGCGCCTGGTGATGCTCGAGGAGGCCTCTCTGTCGAGGTCTGGGGCAGTTTCCTCAAGGACAGCTCT GCCTATGAGGAGAAGGAGATACACAGGCTGGTGTATTTTGGTGGCGTTGCCCCGTCGCTACGTAAAGAAGTCTGGCCCTTCCTGTTGGGACACTATCAGTTCACCATGACTGAGAAATGCCGGCTGGAG ATCGATGAGCACATGCGGCTTGTGTACGAGCAGACTATGAAGGAGTGGCAGGGCTGCGAGGCCATTGTCcaacagagggagagacagaaacatgctgaggccCTCGCCAGATGTTCATCCGGAGCCAGTGTGGAAAGAGGACCGGTGCAGCGGGACTCCACCATCAGCACAGAT TCGTCTCTAAGTAGCAGCTCAGATCAACAGACTGCAACCTCACAGAGTGATTCCAGCTGCAGTGAAAAG GTGTTTGAGTCGGTTGAAGCATCAGATCAGGCTGAGATGGAGTCCAGAGCTGAGGAAGGGGAGACACAGCGCAGTAGTCCAGCGAAACCCATCCCAAATGAGACCACAGAGAGTCAGCAGCTTCCCACCTGCAAACCCTCCTCCCCAGATCCGTCAAATCCACGTCCAGACAACAGCCCACCTGCGACTGAATCAGCTGTTGGATCTACAGCTACtccacaaacagcagaaacatcagAAGTCTGCAGAGAGGAAACTACAGCTGGATCACAGCCAGTAGAGAATCAGCTCACAGCAGGTGAATCAGGAGGAGAGGACGTAAAGAAACCGGCTGCCGAGGACAAGACTGAACTGCCAAAGATGGAGACCGTTTCAGAAAGTGAGGTAACAGAGGAGCCTGGAATCAGTAAGTCAAACGAGAAATCTGAAGCCGAAGTAGAAGAAAAAGATACGTTAACACCTGATGTTTTAAAAGAAGTGGACACAAATATGAATTTGAAATCTGCTCCTGAGAACACTAATGTTCTAAAGCTAGAAACAGAGATTCATAATGAATATTTCCAAGCACCTCCACTGGGGCAGACTCTTCAGGCGCACAAGAGCAAAGATCAGGAAGAGGAGCCATCTTGtccacctgcagcagaaaaagaTAGTAATTCTCCAAGTGAGCTTTCTGAACCTCCTGAAACAATAGTTGAAAAAATCTCACCACAGACGATGAAGATCTGCAGCACGGAGCCAGAAGCAAAGGATGTCGAAGCAACAGTTTGTGACTTTGCTGAAACCAGAAAAATTGCAGAGATTCCATTTGAGAAACCGGGTTCCAATTCTCCAGTCAGACAAGTACTGAACGCTCTTCAGTCAGCATCAAGAGGGAGCCTTTCATTATCGTCCCACTCTCGGCAGTCTCCGGACACAGCCGATTCAGATGACTCTCCTTCTGCCTTGGAAATGGAGGACATTCCTGCAGGGATAACGTGTGTGACCTCCGAGGATATTAAGGCCAGGCCTCTGGTAGGCCTCGCTGCACCTCCTGTCTGCCTGgctcagagagaaaagatgGCTTCTGAGGAGCTCATCCTAGATCACCATCTGGACACGGCTTGTAACACCAGTCCTGAGGGCACCGATCTGGGGCTTTCTGAGGAGGAGCCTGAGATGGAGAACGCGCTCACTGAGCCGGAGTCTGCAGAAGCCGGCAGAGACACCAAATACGATGAATCCTCAGGGGAGCAAACCTATTCT caagAAACCCTGGACATGTACTTGATCAACTTGCATCGCATTGACAAAGATGTGAGACGCTGCGATCGGACGTATTGGTACTTCACTCCTGAGAATCTGGAGAAGCTACGGAACATCATGTGCAG TTACGTGTGGCAGCATCTGGACACAGGTTACGTCCAGGGCATGTGTGATCTGCTGGCTCCCCTGCTGGTTATTCTGGATGATG AGGTGATGGCATTTAGCTGCTTCACTGAactgatgaagaggatgaaCCAGAATTTTCCTCACGGGGGTGCCATGGACTCTCACTTTGCAAATATGCGTTCTCTTATCCAG ATCCTGGACTCTGAGCTGTTTGAACTGATGCAACAGAATGGAGACTACACCCACTTCTACTTCTGCTATCGCTGGTTTCTTCTCGACTTCAAAAGAG AAATGGTGTACGATGATGTGTTCTCTGTGTGGGAAACCATCTGGGCAGCCAAGCACACCTCCTCTGAGCACTTTGTGCTCTTTACCGCCCTGGCACTCGTGGAGATGTATAGAGACATCATCTTGGAGAATAACATGGACTTCACAGACATCATCAAGTTCTTCAATG AAATGGCGGAGCGGCATAATGTCCCGCAGGTCTTGATGATGGCCCGAGACCTGGTCCACAAAGTGCAGACGCTCATAGAAAACAAGTGA
- the sgsm1b gene encoding small G protein signaling modulator 1 isoform X1 has product MFSPVTEAETRQKLLRNVKKEVKQIMEEAVTRKFVHADSSHIISFCAVVEACVLHGLKRRIAGLLCSNKVAALFMKVAKSFTPAEELCHKVQELEQLIENSKQNNSSLGNDRSRQSKLANVPPQALKHLWIRTALMEKVLDKIVLYLVENSSAFYEKEAMLMDPVDGPILASLLVGPCALEYTKVKTADHFWTDPSADELVQRHRIHSGHCRQDSPSRRPALIQKRQSSGSMDDRPLMWVREYVESLHQNSRATLLFGKNNVLVQPRDDMEAIPGYLSLHQTADLMTLKWTPNQLMNGNVGELDSEKSVYWDYAMTIRLEEIVYLHCHQQVNSGGTVVLVSQDGIQRPPLHFPKGGHLLQFLTCLETGLLPHGQLDPPLWNQRGKGKVFPKLRKRSPHGSCDSVSDKEDDEATDYVFRILFPGNQMEFMALELMDQGVNMWQPTPRKSSCSSCSQNGSSDGSLPNGCNQERAPLKLLCDTMKYQIISRAFYGWLAYCRHLSTVRTHLSALVNTTIVDPDAPGDARGGLSVEVWGSFLKDSSAYEEKEIHRLVYFGGVAPSLRKEVWPFLLGHYQFTMTEKCRLEIDEHMRLVYEQTMKEWQGCEAIVQQRERQKHAEALARCSSGASVERGPVQRDSTISTDSSLSSSSDQQTATSQSDSSCSEKVFESVEASDQAEMESRAEEGETQRSSPAKPIPNETTESQQLPTCKPSSPDPSNPRPDNSPPATESAVGSTATPQTAETSEVCREETTAGSQPVENQLTAGESGGEDVKKPAAEDKTELPKMETVSESEVTEEPGISKSNEKSEAEVEEKDTLTPDVLKEVDTNMNLKSAPENTNVLKLETEIHNEYFQAPPLGQTLQAHKSKDQEEEPSCPPAAEKDSNSPSELSEPPETIVEKISPQTMKICSTEPEAKDVEATVCDFAETRKIAEIPFEKPGSNSPVRQVLNALQSASRGSLSLSSHSRQSPDTADSDDSPSALEMEDIPAGITCVTSEDIKARPLVGLAAPPVCLAQREKMASEELILDHHLDTACNTSPEGTDLGLSEEEPEMENALTEPESAEAGRDTKYDESSGEQTYSQETLDMYLINLHRIDKDVRRCDRTYWYFTPENLEKLRNIMCSYVWQHLDTGYVQGMCDLLAPLLVILDDEVMAFSCFTELMKRMNQNFPHGGAMDSHFANMRSLIQILDSELFELMQQNGDYTHFYFCYRWFLLDFKREMVYDDVFSVWETIWAAKHTSSEHFVLFTALALVEMYRDIILENNMDFTDIIKFFNEMAERHNVPQVLMMARDLVHKVQTLIENK; this is encoded by the exons ATGTTTTCTCCCGTGACAGAGGCCGAGACGCGACAGAAACTGCTGCGCAATGTGAAAAAGGAG GTGAAACAAATTATGGAGGAGGCAGTAACGAGGAAATTTGTGCACGCAGACAGCAGCCACATTATATCCTTCTGTG ctgTCGTGGAGGCCTGTGTGCTTCATGGCCTGAAACGGCGTATTGCAGGCCTGCTGTGCAGTAATAAGGTTGCTGCACTCTTTATGAAGGTGGCAAAAAGCTTTACGCCTGCTGAGGAGCTCTGCCACAAGGTCCAGGAGCTGGAACAGCTGATCGAAAACAG CAAGCAGAACAATTCCTCGCTGGGTAACGACCGCAGTCGGCAATCCAAGTTGGCCAACGTTCCTCCACAAGCACTGAAACACTTGTGGATCCGAACTGCTCTGATGGAGAAGGTCCTCGACAAGATTGTCCTGTACTTGGTAGAAAACAGCAG TGCGTTCTATGAGAAAGAAGCCATGCTGATGGATCCCGTGGATGGACCTATTCTTGCATCTCTattgg ttggCCCTTGTGCTTTGGAGTATACCAAAGTTAAGACTGCAGACCATTTCTGGACAGATCCATCTGCTGATGAGCTCGTGCAGCGGCATCGTATCCACAGTGGTCACTGTCGGCAGGATTCTCCCTCTAGAAGACCTGCTCTG ATCCAGAAGAGACAGTCCAGTGGCAGCATGGATGATCGTCCTCTCATGTGGGTGAGAGAATATGTTGAATCACTTCACCAAAACTCCAGAGCCACTCTGCTGTTTGGAAAGAACAATGTCCTGGTGCAGCCg AGAGACGACATGGAGGCCATTCCAGGCTACCTTTCTCTACATCAGACTGCAGATCTCATGACTCTGAAATGGACACCCAATCAGCTGATGAACGGCAACGTCGGGGAGCTAGATTCTGAAAAAAG CGTTTACTGGGATTACGCTATGACAATTCGCTTGGAGGAGATTGTGTATCTTCACTGTCATCAGCAAG TGAACAGCGGCGGGACAGTAGTTTTGGTGAGCCAGGATGGGATCCAGAGACCTCCTCTACATTTCCCCAAAGGAGGTCACCTGCTGCAGTTTCTCACCTGCCTGGAAACCGGCCTGCTACCTCACGGACAGCTGGACCCTCCACTGTGGAATCAGAGAGGAAAG GGAAAGGTGTTCCCCAAACTGCGAAAGCGGAGTCCACACGGCTCGTGCGATTCTGTGTCAGATAAGGAGGATGATGAAGCCACCGATTATGTGTTTCGGATCCTCTTTCCTGGCAATCAGATGGAGTTCA TGGCCCTGGAGCTGATGGATCAGGGTGTCAATATGTGGCAGCCGACCCCCAGAaagtcctcctgctcctcctgctcACAGAACGGCTCCTCTGATGGCTCGCTGCCCAATGGCTGCAATCAGGAAAG GGCTCCCTTAAAGCTGCTTTGTGACACCATGAAATACCAGATCATCTCCCGTGCTTTCTATGGAT GGCTGGCGTACTGCCGTCATCTGTCCACAGTCCGCACACACCTTTCTGCGCTGGTCAACACCACTATAGTTGACCCTGATGCGCCTGGTGATGCTCGAGGAGGCCTCTCTGTCGAGGTCTGGGGCAGTTTCCTCAAGGACAGCTCT GCCTATGAGGAGAAGGAGATACACAGGCTGGTGTATTTTGGTGGCGTTGCCCCGTCGCTACGTAAAGAAGTCTGGCCCTTCCTGTTGGGACACTATCAGTTCACCATGACTGAGAAATGCCGGCTGGAG ATCGATGAGCACATGCGGCTTGTGTACGAGCAGACTATGAAGGAGTGGCAGGGCTGCGAGGCCATTGTCcaacagagggagagacagaaacatgctgaggccCTCGCCAGATGTTCATCCGGAGCCAGTGTGGAAAGAGGACCGGTGCAGCGGGACTCCACCATCAGCACAGAT TCGTCTCTAAGTAGCAGCTCAGATCAACAGACTGCAACCTCACAGAGTGATTCCAGCTGCAGTGAAAAG GTGTTTGAGTCGGTTGAAGCATCAGATCAGGCTGAGATGGAGTCCAGAGCTGAGGAAGGGGAGACACAGCGCAGTAGTCCAGCGAAACCCATCCCAAATGAGACCACAGAGAGTCAGCAGCTTCCCACCTGCAAACCCTCCTCCCCAGATCCGTCAAATCCACGTCCAGACAACAGCCCACCTGCGACTGAATCAGCTGTTGGATCTACAGCTACtccacaaacagcagaaacatcagAAGTCTGCAGAGAGGAAACTACAGCTGGATCACAGCCAGTAGAGAATCAGCTCACAGCAGGTGAATCAGGAGGAGAGGACGTAAAGAAACCGGCTGCCGAGGACAAGACTGAACTGCCAAAGATGGAGACCGTTTCAGAAAGTGAGGTAACAGAGGAGCCTGGAATCAGTAAGTCAAACGAGAAATCTGAAGCCGAAGTAGAAGAAAAAGATACGTTAACACCTGATGTTTTAAAAGAAGTGGACACAAATATGAATTTGAAATCTGCTCCTGAGAACACTAATGTTCTAAAGCTAGAAACAGAGATTCATAATGAATATTTCCAAGCACCTCCACTGGGGCAGACTCTTCAGGCGCACAAGAGCAAAGATCAGGAAGAGGAGCCATCTTGtccacctgcagcagaaaaagaTAGTAATTCTCCAAGTGAGCTTTCTGAACCTCCTGAAACAATAGTTGAAAAAATCTCACCACAGACGATGAAGATCTGCAGCACGGAGCCAGAAGCAAAGGATGTCGAAGCAACAGTTTGTGACTTTGCTGAAACCAGAAAAATTGCAGAGATTCCATTTGAGAAACCGGGTTCCAATTCTCCAGTCAGACAAGTACTGAACGCTCTTCAGTCAGCATCAAGAGGGAGCCTTTCATTATCGTCCCACTCTCGGCAGTCTCCGGACACAGCCGATTCAGATGACTCTCCTTCTGCCTTGGAAATGGAGGACATTCCTGCAGGGATAACGTGTGTGACCTCCGAGGATATTAAGGCCAGGCCTCTGGTAGGCCTCGCTGCACCTCCTGTCTGCCTGgctcagagagaaaagatgGCTTCTGAGGAGCTCATCCTAGATCACCATCTGGACACGGCTTGTAACACCAGTCCTGAGGGCACCGATCTGGGGCTTTCTGAGGAGGAGCCTGAGATGGAGAACGCGCTCACTGAGCCGGAGTCTGCAGAAGCCGGCAGAGACACCAAATACGATGAATCCTCAGGGGAGCAAACCTATTCT caagAAACCCTGGACATGTACTTGATCAACTTGCATCGCATTGACAAAGATGTGAGACGCTGCGATCGGACGTATTGGTACTTCACTCCTGAGAATCTGGAGAAGCTACGGAACATCATGTGCAG TTACGTGTGGCAGCATCTGGACACAGGTTACGTCCAGGGCATGTGTGATCTGCTGGCTCCCCTGCTGGTTATTCTGGATGATG AGGTGATGGCATTTAGCTGCTTCACTGAactgatgaagaggatgaaCCAGAATTTTCCTCACGGGGGTGCCATGGACTCTCACTTTGCAAATATGCGTTCTCTTATCCAG ATCCTGGACTCTGAGCTGTTTGAACTGATGCAACAGAATGGAGACTACACCCACTTCTACTTCTGCTATCGCTGGTTTCTTCTCGACTTCAAAAGAG AAATGGTGTACGATGATGTGTTCTCTGTGTGGGAAACCATCTGGGCAGCCAAGCACACCTCCTCTGAGCACTTTGTGCTCTTTACCGCCCTGGCACTCGTGGAGATGTATAGAGACATCATCTTGGAGAATAACATGGACTTCACAGACATCATCAAGTTCTTCAATG AAATGGCGGAGCGGCATAATGTCCCGCAGGTCTTGATGATGGCCCGAGACCTGGTCCACAAAGTGCAGACGCTCATAGAAAACAAGTGA